The proteins below are encoded in one region of Bifidobacterium catenulatum DSM 16992 = JCM 1194 = LMG 11043:
- a CDS encoding peptidylprolyl isomerase — translation MTTIIMRTSEGDIKINLFDDKTPETVANFLGLATGEKEWADPFTGQPSHEPFYDGLTFHRIIKDFMIQGGCPLGTGTGGPGYNFDDEIVPGLTFDRPYLLAMANAGLRRGADGKIHGTNGSQFFITTVPTEWLNGHHTIFGEVADDESKAVVDKLDSVATDRSDAPLEPVGITSIEVLK, via the coding sequence ATGACTACCATCATCATGCGCACCTCTGAAGGTGACATCAAGATCAACCTGTTCGACGACAAGACCCCGGAAACCGTGGCTAACTTCCTTGGCCTCGCCACTGGCGAGAAGGAATGGGCCGACCCGTTCACCGGCCAGCCTTCCCATGAACCGTTCTACGATGGTCTGACCTTCCACCGCATCATCAAGGATTTCATGATCCAGGGCGGCTGCCCGCTGGGTACTGGCACCGGCGGCCCGGGCTACAACTTCGATGATGAAATCGTTCCAGGCCTGACCTTCGATCGCCCGTACCTGCTGGCTATGGCAAACGCCGGCCTGCGTCGCGGCGCGGACGGCAAGATCCACGGCACCAACGGCTCCCAGTTCTTCATCACCACCGTGCCGACCGAATGGCTCAACGGCCATCACACCATCTTCGGCGAAGTCGCGGATGACGAGTCCAAGGCCGTTGTCGACAAGCTCGACTCCGTGGCAACCGACCGTTCCGATGCTCCGCTCGAGCCGGTCGGCATCACTTCCATCGAAGTGCTGAAGTAA
- a CDS encoding RelA/SpoT family protein, whose protein sequence is MGDVEHEVHSARMLGCEISTNPLDPLEPILKMCEYHHPDEDMSILERAYERAVKQHSSQRRKSGEPYIIHPLAVAQILADLGMGPLVVAAGLLHDTVEDTDYTLDECRSEFGDTVTGLVDGVTKLSKMEYGDSAQAETIRKMVVAMSRDVRVLVVKLADRVHNARTWRYVKTPSAQKKAHETLDVYAPLANRLGMNAIKTELEELSFKVLYPKIYNEIVVLVARRAGQRDVYLKQILAEINEDLDEQNISAYVTGRPKDYFSIYQKMIVRGHDFANIYDLVGVRIIVDTIQDCYAALGAVHARWNPVPGRFKDYIAMPKLNMYQSLHTTVVGPGGKPVEIQIRTWDMHRRAEFGIAAHWKYKENGQAGRALSSPDKSDRKRGENQELSEADNLKWIQQLADWTSETPDSNEFLGSLKEDLGAAEVYVFTPKGKIVSLPAEATPIDFAYAVHTEVGHRTMGARVNGRLVPLDTKLGNGDTVEVLTSKSESAGPSRDWLSFAKSPKARNKIRQWFSKERRTEAIEEGRDELTRAMRKRNLPIATLLTPEALVGIADELNLANAEAVFVAIGEGQISTQNVISHLVRDAGSDEVNEEVEQEALPLKQVERTKKTTSSLGISVKGVGDIWVKLARCCMPVPGDQIIGFITRNQGVSVHRVDCQNMLDLQKRQPERVVDVQWTSTKGVFMVKIQVEALDRPHLLSDVTRVLSDHGVNIISGSISTGTDRVATSQFSFEMADPQHLNTLLAAVRKIEGVFDVYRITGAKDSAEPRLRKI, encoded by the coding sequence ATGGGAGACGTTGAGCACGAGGTTCATTCTGCCCGAATGTTGGGCTGTGAGATTAGCACGAATCCGCTTGATCCGCTTGAGCCGATTCTGAAGATGTGCGAATACCATCATCCTGATGAGGATATGAGCATTCTTGAACGTGCTTATGAGCGTGCGGTCAAGCAGCATTCTTCACAACGGCGCAAATCGGGTGAGCCGTACATCATCCATCCGCTGGCTGTGGCGCAGATTCTTGCGGACCTTGGCATGGGGCCGCTGGTCGTGGCCGCCGGCTTGCTGCACGATACAGTTGAAGACACCGACTACACGCTTGACGAGTGTCGTTCTGAATTCGGAGACACCGTGACCGGTCTGGTTGATGGTGTCACCAAGCTTTCCAAGATGGAATATGGTGATTCCGCACAAGCCGAAACCATTCGCAAGATGGTGGTCGCGATGAGTCGTGACGTGCGCGTGCTGGTCGTCAAACTTGCCGATCGCGTGCATAATGCGCGTACGTGGCGTTACGTCAAAACACCGAGCGCACAGAAGAAAGCGCATGAAACGCTCGACGTGTATGCGCCGCTCGCCAATCGTCTTGGTATGAACGCCATCAAAACCGAATTGGAAGAGCTCAGCTTCAAAGTGCTCTATCCGAAGATCTATAACGAAATCGTGGTGCTTGTCGCACGTCGTGCGGGCCAGCGAGACGTGTATTTGAAGCAGATTCTTGCTGAGATCAACGAAGATCTTGACGAGCAGAACATTTCGGCGTATGTGACGGGGCGTCCGAAGGATTATTTCTCGATTTATCAGAAGATGATCGTACGCGGACATGATTTTGCGAATATCTACGATTTGGTGGGTGTGCGCATTATCGTCGATACGATTCAGGATTGTTATGCCGCGTTGGGTGCGGTGCATGCGCGTTGGAACCCTGTTCCAGGTCGTTTCAAGGATTACATTGCCATGCCGAAGCTCAACATGTATCAGAGCCTGCACACCACGGTGGTTGGTCCTGGCGGCAAGCCTGTCGAGATTCAGATTCGTACGTGGGACATGCACCGTCGTGCTGAGTTTGGCATCGCCGCGCATTGGAAGTACAAGGAGAATGGTCAGGCCGGTCGCGCGTTGAGCTCGCCTGATAAGTCCGATCGTAAGCGTGGCGAGAATCAGGAGTTGAGCGAGGCCGATAATCTCAAGTGGATTCAGCAGCTTGCCGACTGGACGAGTGAAACTCCGGATTCCAACGAATTCCTGGGCTCTCTGAAGGAAGACTTGGGCGCCGCCGAAGTCTACGTGTTCACGCCGAAAGGCAAGATTGTGTCGCTTCCCGCCGAGGCGACGCCGATTGATTTCGCCTATGCGGTGCATACCGAGGTCGGTCATCGCACTATGGGCGCTCGTGTGAACGGCCGTCTGGTGCCGCTCGACACCAAGCTTGGAAACGGCGATACCGTTGAAGTGCTTACATCGAAGTCTGAATCTGCTGGTCCATCTCGTGACTGGCTGAGCTTTGCGAAAAGCCCGAAAGCCCGTAACAAGATTCGCCAATGGTTCAGCAAGGAACGCCGAACCGAAGCCATTGAAGAAGGTCGCGATGAGCTGACGCGAGCCATGCGCAAGCGCAACCTTCCGATCGCAACATTGTTGACTCCCGAAGCGTTGGTCGGTATTGCTGATGAGTTGAATCTCGCCAATGCCGAGGCTGTGTTCGTGGCAATCGGTGAGGGTCAGATTTCCACACAGAACGTCATCTCGCATCTGGTTCGAGATGCGGGCAGTGACGAAGTGAACGAAGAAGTGGAACAGGAGGCGTTACCGCTCAAGCAGGTGGAACGCACCAAGAAGACCACTAGTTCGCTGGGCATTTCCGTTAAAGGCGTGGGAGACATTTGGGTTAAGCTTGCCCGATGCTGCATGCCGGTGCCAGGAGATCAGATTATTGGCTTCATCACCCGCAATCAGGGCGTGTCCGTGCATCGTGTTGACTGTCAGAACATGCTGGACTTGCAGAAACGCCAGCCGGAACGTGTGGTCGACGTGCAGTGGACCAGCACCAAGGGCGTGTTCATGGTCAAGATTCAGGTGGAGGCGCTCGATCGCCCGCACTTGTTGAGTGATGTGACTCGCGTGCTTTCCGACCATGGTGTGAACATCATCTCCGGTTCCATTTCCACGGGAACCGATCGTGTGGCCACCAGCCAGTTCAGCTTCGAAATGGCCGACCCCCAGCATTTGAACACTTTGCTTGCCGCAGTGCGCAAGATTGAAGGCGTGTTCGATGTGTACCGTATCACCGGTGCCAAGGATTCCGCCGAACCTCGCTTACGCAAAATCTGA
- the dut gene encoding dUTP diphosphatase: MAFDETYNEPENVEVLVKSLNPDQPAELYYAHAGDAGADLRTTEEVTLKPFQRALVPTGVAIALPAGYVALVHPRSGLAVKQGVTVLNAPGTIDAGYRGEIKVPLINLDSEHTVTFHPGDRIAQLVIQRYVEAKFIEAETLPGSDRAERGFGSTGVAS; encoded by the coding sequence ATGGCGTTTGATGAAACATATAACGAGCCGGAAAACGTCGAGGTTCTGGTAAAGTCGCTGAATCCCGACCAGCCGGCGGAACTGTACTATGCCCATGCCGGGGATGCGGGTGCCGATTTGCGTACCACTGAGGAAGTCACGTTGAAGCCGTTCCAGAGGGCGCTGGTGCCTACGGGAGTGGCGATCGCGCTTCCAGCGGGTTATGTGGCCTTGGTGCATCCACGGTCTGGTCTTGCCGTCAAACAGGGCGTTACCGTGTTGAATGCGCCTGGAACCATTGACGCGGGCTACCGTGGCGAAATCAAAGTACCGCTGATCAATCTTGATTCGGAACACACCGTGACGTTCCACCCGGGAGACCGCATCGCGCAGCTGGTCATCCAGCGTTATGTCGAGGCGAAGTTCATCGAAGCGGAGACGCTGCCCGGATCTGACCGTGCTGAGCGTGGCTTCGGATCCACCGGTGTGGCCTCCTGA
- a CDS encoding DUF4193 domain-containing protein codes for MAQDYDSPRNKDEDEESLQALGKSSQNTSNDMDDDENAIAEDYELPGADLSNEDASVTVIPMQGDEFICSECFLVKHRSQLAYTTDDGQPVCQECAA; via the coding sequence ATGGCACAGGATTATGATTCCCCGCGTAACAAGGACGAGGACGAGGAGTCGCTCCAGGCTTTGGGAAAGAGCTCCCAGAACACTTCCAACGACATGGACGATGACGAGAACGCCATCGCCGAGGATTACGAGCTGCCGGGCGCGGATCTCAGCAACGAGGACGCTTCGGTGACTGTCATTCCTATGCAGGGGGATGAGTTCATCTGTTCCGAATGCTTCTTGGTGAAGCATCGCAGCCAGCTCGCTTACACTACTGACGATGGTCAGCCGGTGTGTCAGGAGTGCGCTGCCTGA
- the sepH gene encoding septation protein SepH, whose translation MPENSLEEARFDHVSDTGELVFVSGAGKFSVKVDEALERAILEAKQIRSEVQEKQQTHIPITLPISQIQSLIRAGADPARVAERYSLSEALVRRFSASVETEKQYAIEQFLAVPAPKESRVRTLSELIERTFAAARVRLEDVTWKATRLGLEPWKISAQFVSSGHTICAEWSWNMHDNAVSCLNSAARKLIGEQDAPKEGHAEKHADENFLASLNLPGNSARSARIEQTVSAWNTPEPSMPVARPSTAPSVPIAPIGVSNEFGTPNTSSMAADISLPNRSEDAVTKTDVNATGDAQNTIAPASDTASNTANTNQTPDPHSQNTTKSKRRAGRSAVPSWDEILFGD comes from the coding sequence GTGCCTGAGAATTCACTCGAGGAAGCGCGGTTCGATCATGTCAGTGATACCGGTGAACTCGTCTTTGTTTCAGGTGCCGGAAAGTTCTCTGTAAAGGTCGATGAAGCGCTTGAAAGAGCCATTTTGGAGGCCAAGCAGATTCGTTCCGAAGTGCAGGAAAAACAGCAGACGCACATTCCTATCACCCTGCCGATTTCGCAAATTCAGTCGTTGATTCGCGCCGGCGCCGATCCCGCGCGTGTTGCGGAAAGATATTCGTTGAGCGAAGCGCTCGTTCGGCGTTTCTCGGCGTCGGTCGAAACGGAGAAGCAATATGCGATTGAGCAATTCCTCGCCGTTCCAGCACCGAAAGAAAGCCGTGTACGTACGCTTTCCGAACTGATTGAACGCACATTCGCGGCGGCACGGGTGCGTTTGGAAGACGTGACTTGGAAGGCTACCAGGCTTGGCTTGGAACCTTGGAAAATCAGCGCTCAGTTCGTTTCCTCCGGCCATACCATCTGCGCGGAATGGTCGTGGAACATGCATGACAACGCCGTAAGCTGTTTGAATTCCGCTGCACGCAAGCTCATCGGGGAACAAGACGCGCCAAAGGAAGGACACGCCGAGAAACACGCCGACGAGAATTTCCTCGCTTCGCTGAATCTTCCGGGAAATTCCGCCCGATCGGCGCGAATCGAACAGACCGTATCGGCATGGAACACGCCTGAACCGTCCATGCCGGTGGCGCGCCCCTCAACGGCACCTTCCGTTCCAATCGCGCCAATCGGCGTGTCTAACGAATTCGGCACGCCGAACACATCGAGTATGGCCGCCGACATCTCTCTGCCAAACCGGTCGGAAGACGCCGTAACGAAAACCGACGTCAATGCAACAGGCGATGCTCAGAACACCATCGCGCCCGCATCGGATACCGCCTCGAACACCGCAAACACGAATCAAACACCTGATCCGCACAGCCAAAACACCACCAAATCGAAGCGGCGCGCAGGACGCTCCGCCGTGCCAAGTTGGGATGAGATTCTGTTCGGCGACTGA
- a CDS encoding alkaline phosphatase family protein, whose amino-acid sequence MSVEVPSDEELLTMTEPACYGDGMPSEGIRGGALHLSSVLPAVSNAIGCPMPTDIHSDPKGLQEALGLPDAASAVVVLVDGLGYWNLNMRLGHAPYLRSLMNESANQRPIATCMPSTTVAAMSTFGTGTCPGMTGMTGYTQLNPKTGEICQLISFRNAVPPLELQQQPTMFERLSAQGVRVTSSGLPKFAFSALTQAALRGSDYISNDDPRKRVAVAAQAAKNPGLTYLYLRDTDKVGHNYGWDSDKWIGTYERVDGQLGLLRRSVPKGTLIVIVADHGMITTDPESVIDIAQDQRLMQGVVHVGGEPRCVMLYAEQGEAPENIAARWRDVLGDRAQVRTRSQAIAEGVYGPVVSRVEPMIGDVIVSATKAVTIVDSRTQAEKAMHLPSVHGSLTMLESDIPCLIDVA is encoded by the coding sequence ATGAGTGTTGAAGTGCCAAGCGACGAAGAGCTGCTTACCATGACCGAACCGGCATGCTACGGAGATGGCATGCCATCTGAAGGGATCCGTGGGGGAGCGTTGCACCTGTCGTCGGTACTTCCTGCGGTTTCCAACGCCATTGGCTGCCCCATGCCAACGGACATTCATTCTGACCCGAAAGGTCTGCAGGAAGCGCTTGGGCTGCCGGACGCGGCGTCCGCGGTCGTAGTGCTCGTGGACGGTCTCGGCTACTGGAACCTCAACATGAGACTGGGGCATGCGCCCTACTTGCGGTCCCTCATGAACGAGTCAGCCAATCAGCGTCCCATCGCCACATGCATGCCGAGCACTACCGTCGCAGCCATGTCTACATTTGGTACGGGAACATGCCCCGGTATGACGGGTATGACCGGCTATACGCAGCTCAATCCGAAAACCGGCGAAATATGTCAGCTGATTTCCTTCAGGAATGCGGTTCCTCCGCTTGAGTTGCAGCAGCAGCCGACCATGTTCGAACGGCTAAGCGCACAAGGCGTTCGTGTGACCAGTTCTGGATTGCCGAAATTCGCGTTTTCCGCGTTGACGCAGGCTGCCTTACGTGGCAGTGACTACATTTCCAACGATGATCCGCGCAAGCGTGTCGCAGTCGCGGCCCAAGCGGCGAAAAATCCCGGACTGACATACCTGTATCTGCGTGATACCGATAAGGTCGGGCATAACTACGGCTGGGATTCCGATAAATGGATTGGCACGTACGAGCGTGTTGACGGTCAGCTTGGCCTTCTTCGCCGCAGCGTGCCCAAAGGCACATTGATTGTGATTGTAGCGGATCACGGTATGATCACCACTGATCCCGAATCCGTGATTGATATTGCGCAGGATCAGCGGCTCATGCAGGGTGTCGTCCATGTCGGTGGTGAACCGCGTTGCGTCATGCTCTATGCGGAACAGGGCGAGGCACCGGAAAACATCGCCGCGCGGTGGCGTGATGTGCTGGGAGACCGGGCACAAGTGCGTACGCGATCGCAGGCGATTGCGGAGGGTGTGTACGGACCTGTGGTCTCGCGCGTCGAACCGATGATTGGTGATGTGATTGTATCGGCCACGAAGGCCGTCACCATCGTGGATTCCCGCACTCAGGCGGAAAAGGCGATGCATCTGCCGAGCGTGCATGGCTCGCTCACCATGCTCGAGTCCGATATCCCCTGTCTGATCGACGTGGCCTAA
- a CDS encoding DNA gyrase/topoisomerase IV subunit A, with translation MVSHRKSVKPAFDPRTVKENIVETPLNEEMSKSFLEYAYSVIYARALPDARDGLKPVQRRIIYQMGQMNLNPDRPYMKSARVVGEVMGKLHPHGDSAIYEAMVRLAQPFAMRLPLVDGHGNFGSLDDGPAASRYTEARMAQAALGMNANIAEDTVDFTPNYDNKLQEPTVLPAAIPNLLVNGGSGIAVGMATNMATHNLGEVVAAAKYLMHHPDATLEELMRYVPGPDWPSGGVIVGRKGIREAYETGRGALTTRSVTHIENVTARKKAIVVTELPFMVGPERVLERISEGVKNRKLEGISGAIDLTDRHNGTRLVIEIKTGFDPNAVLAQLFKHTPLQDNFTINNVALVNGRPHTMGLKEMLQVWVNHRRVVIRRRSEFRKKKALERLHLVEGLLLAMVDIDEVIQVIRSSDDAEAAKTKLIKVFDLDEIQAQYILDLRLRRLTKMSRIELEAERDDLKQRIEELDRILASAEALDDVVIAEMDEAVATYGTPRRTVLLDEDADGRLVPVAAHGDDGVSASAVAAARAAATVSSAAADVAAAAKAAKKAGEDNAAAMALQIDDEPCAVMLSATGLIARTSEDALERWENRSSADQRVKDDQIISIFRTTTRSSYGLITSAGRLIVAHVVELPVVSADGPLHVTGGVHAEELIGTTENTDPIRGERVIAAIAMPSADDSGDNAVEPTPLALGTRNGVVKRWNRESPTTMDSWSVIDLKDDDEVLAAAEARDEDRLVFVSTDSSLLTFEAKNVRPQGRTAGGMAGIRLAEGCSAAAFAVVPASKVAWNYEEGENGLFSASGAVVLTVAGDSEALPGTENGSAKVTPLEMYPTKGRGTGGVRSQRFLKGQDTLVLAFVGAYPVHASTQGGAGVELPKPDMRRDGSGTELSAPIAIIG, from the coding sequence ATGGTGTCGCACCGCAAATCGGTAAAACCAGCCTTTGACCCGCGTACGGTCAAAGAGAACATCGTCGAAACACCGTTGAACGAGGAGATGAGCAAGTCCTTCCTCGAATACGCGTATTCGGTGATCTATGCCCGCGCGTTGCCCGATGCCAGAGACGGTTTGAAGCCGGTGCAGCGCCGCATCATCTACCAGATGGGTCAAATGAACCTCAATCCGGATCGTCCGTACATGAAGTCGGCCCGTGTGGTCGGCGAGGTGATGGGTAAGCTTCACCCGCATGGCGATTCCGCGATTTATGAGGCGATGGTCCGTCTTGCGCAACCGTTTGCCATGCGTCTGCCCCTGGTAGACGGCCATGGTAATTTCGGATCCCTTGATGATGGTCCGGCAGCATCGCGTTACACCGAGGCTCGCATGGCCCAGGCTGCGCTTGGTATGAACGCGAATATCGCCGAAGATACAGTGGATTTCACACCGAACTACGACAACAAGCTGCAGGAGCCAACCGTTTTACCTGCCGCGATTCCAAATCTGCTCGTCAATGGCGGTTCCGGCATCGCCGTCGGCATGGCCACGAATATGGCGACGCACAATCTGGGCGAAGTGGTTGCCGCAGCCAAATATTTGATGCATCATCCTGATGCCACGTTGGAAGAGCTTATGCGCTATGTTCCCGGCCCTGATTGGCCGAGCGGTGGCGTGATTGTGGGACGCAAGGGCATTCGCGAGGCCTACGAAACCGGTCGTGGCGCGTTGACCACGCGTTCGGTAACGCATATCGAAAACGTAACCGCTCGTAAGAAGGCAATTGTCGTAACGGAACTGCCGTTCATGGTCGGCCCGGAACGTGTGTTGGAACGTATTTCCGAGGGTGTGAAAAATCGCAAGCTGGAGGGTATTTCCGGCGCGATCGATCTGACGGACCGCCATAACGGCACTCGCCTTGTCATTGAAATCAAAACCGGTTTCGACCCGAACGCAGTACTGGCGCAACTGTTCAAGCACACACCGCTGCAAGACAATTTCACCATCAATAACGTGGCGTTGGTCAACGGTCGCCCACACACCATGGGTTTGAAGGAAATGCTTCAGGTGTGGGTAAATCATCGCCGTGTGGTGATTCGCCGTCGTAGCGAATTCCGCAAAAAGAAGGCGCTGGAACGTCTGCATTTGGTTGAAGGCCTTCTGCTTGCGATGGTCGACATTGACGAAGTGATTCAGGTGATTCGCTCGTCTGACGATGCCGAAGCCGCAAAGACGAAGCTCATCAAGGTGTTTGATCTGGATGAGATTCAGGCACAGTACATTCTTGACCTGCGCTTGCGTCGCCTGACGAAAATGAGCCGCATCGAGCTTGAAGCAGAACGCGACGATTTGAAGCAACGTATCGAGGAATTGGATCGCATTCTCGCCTCCGCTGAGGCGCTTGACGACGTGGTGATTGCCGAAATGGACGAGGCTGTTGCCACGTATGGCACGCCACGTCGCACTGTGCTGTTGGATGAAGACGCTGACGGCAGGCTTGTGCCTGTTGCAGCGCATGGCGATGATGGCGTATCCGCCTCCGCTGTGGCTGCGGCACGCGCTGCAGCCACAGTGTCGTCCGCCGCCGCCGATGTCGCCGCCGCCGCGAAGGCCGCGAAAAAAGCCGGTGAAGACAATGCCGCAGCCATGGCTTTGCAGATCGACGACGAGCCGTGCGCGGTGATGTTGTCGGCCACTGGTCTGATTGCACGCACCTCCGAAGACGCGTTGGAGCGTTGGGAGAATCGCTCTTCTGCCGACCAGCGTGTAAAGGATGATCAGATTATTTCGATCTTCCGCACGACTACGCGTTCCTCATATGGTTTGATCACATCTGCCGGCCGTCTGATTGTGGCGCATGTCGTGGAATTGCCGGTTGTGTCTGCGGATGGGCCGCTCCACGTGACTGGCGGCGTTCACGCCGAAGAGTTAATCGGCACGACGGAAAACACCGATCCAATTCGTGGTGAACGTGTGATCGCTGCGATCGCCATGCCATCCGCCGACGATTCCGGTGATAATGCCGTAGAGCCCACTCCTCTTGCATTGGGTACGCGCAATGGTGTAGTCAAGCGTTGGAATCGCGAATCGCCCACCACCATGGATTCATGGAGTGTCATCGATTTGAAGGATGATGATGAAGTTCTGGCTGCCGCTGAAGCGCGTGACGAGGATCGGCTGGTGTTTGTATCCACCGACTCCTCCCTGCTGACGTTCGAGGCGAAGAACGTACGCCCGCAGGGACGCACTGCCGGAGGCATGGCAGGCATTCGCCTGGCTGAAGGCTGCTCAGCGGCTGCGTTCGCGGTAGTTCCCGCCAGCAAGGTGGCGTGGAATTATGAAGAAGGCGAGAATGGCCTGTTCTCCGCGTCTGGAGCTGTGGTGTTGACGGTTGCGGGCGATTCCGAAGCGTTGCCGGGTACGGAGAATGGTTCTGCGAAGGTAACCCCGTTGGAAATGTATCCGACGAAGGGCCGCGGTACCGGTGGCGTTCGTTCGCAGCGCTTCCTCAAGGGACAGGATACGTTGGTTCTCGCATTTGTGGGCGCATACCCAGTACACGCCTCCACGCAGGGCGGTGCCGGCGTGGAATTGCCGAAGCCGGATATGCGTCGAGATGGCTCTGGCACGGAGCTTTCCGCACCAATCGCCATCATCGGCTAA